The stretch of DNA TTGCACCGGCGGGGGTGAGATCGCCAGAACCTTAGCGTCTTTCTTGTGTGCCGATCGGGATTTTGGCGCGCCGTTTTTTGCCGTTACCACGTTTATCACAGTGAGGCCGTGGTCTCTGTCTTCGGGTTCTTGTCGCCGCTTGGCCGAACGGGCTTTGCCTTCCTCGTCTTGATCGTGATAACGTCTTCTCGGCTCCCTGATGAGATGGGAGAAcgctgctagctttccttcccttatcGCTTGTTCCAGTGCATCCTTCAGGTCAAAACAGTCTTGCGTTTGATGGCCATAACCCTTATGATAATCACAATAAAGGTTCTTGTTCCCTCCCGTTCGGTCCTTAAGTGGTCGGGGCTTCGGAAGAATCCCCTTCTCAGCTATTTGCTGATAGACTTCCACGATGGGGAGGGCGAGTGGAGTGTAGTTTGTAAATTTCCCGACTCGAGGGAACGGTCTAGGTGCCTTGTTTGTTGCCTCCTCCctaactttttcttttgctctttGCTCGTTACCTTGTTGCCGAGCTTGACCATAACCGGGTTGCCGCTTATTGGCAGCCACGACTCGGCTGACTTCTTCGTCGTTTATGTACTCCTTGGCCACCGTCTGGATTTCATGCATTGTCCAAACCGGTTTCGTGGTAAGGTGTTTTCGGAAGTTCTCGTTGAGGAGGCCGTTTGTCAGGCAGAGACTGGCCACGGAGTCGGTTAAGCCGTCGATTTCCAAGCATTCGTCGTTGAACCGATCTAGGTACCTCCTGGTTGGCTCTCCTTGTCTCTGGGTTATCCCTAGAAGGTTGATGGGGTGCTTGGCCTTTGCTATCCGCGTTGTAAATTGGGCCAGGAATGCACGGCTGATGTCCGAGAAACTGTAGATGGAGCCTTGAGGGAGGCCGTTAAACTATCTAATCGCTGGTCCTGCTAGGGGCACCGGGAAGGCGCGGCATCTTACTTCGTCCCCCACTCCCTCTAGATTCATCCTGGCCTCAAAGGCCGTGAGGTGTTCTAGGGGGTCTTGAGTTCCGtcatacctcatgtccgttggtttgtcgaaGTGTTTTGGCAACCGGACCTCGAGGATAGATCGGTGGAACGGGGTGACGCCCATTATCACAGGTTGTCGTGTTCTCTCATATCTCCCTTCCCCGTCCTCGCGACCTCTCGCCGCTCGGCGGGCTGTTCTGCCGCGGGAGTAGATGATCGTGTCGTTTCGCCTTCTTATTATGGGTGACTCCTCTCGCGTGCTCTCCGCTTCCGTCCGGGATGCGGATGTACGCCGCGGGCGGCTTCTGTGAGAGTCTTCCTCCTCACTCCCGGGAGACGGGGTATAGCTGGGATCGGTAGACCGTCCCTCCCGCTCCCGGTCGGCTAGCTGTCGTTCTAGGTTCTGGACTCTGTGGcgtagctcctgcattattaTGGCGCTGTCGCCGCCCGTTCCTCCAAATGGCCGTGTTCTCGTGTGTCGTTGGGGGGATCTCCGCCGTCCCCTTAGTGAGGCGACGGAGGCTGCCCCCTCCGCTCCGGCTGCTCGAGCTTGGTCACCAGGACCCAGCACGACTTCCATTTAGGCAGGGtggtccccacagacggcgccaatgttcggttGTCGGGTTCCGGACAGATCGTGTGAGCTGGTGAAGGGGTGAGGACGCCTTAACTTTGGTCGCACAGGTTGCGGGTTCGCCGAGTAGCCGAGCACTTGTCCTGGAGAGGAGAtagggggtgccacctgcaaagacactccgacgctcaagtcagcgATGTGCAGGCGGGCAGAATAATAAGGTGAAAGGATGTGACGTACCTCGGGGGAAGAGCCAATCTTCCTCTTATATACATGTCAGTAGTGGGCCCCCTCAGGGGGTCAGGCCCATATCCCCAAGGACGCTGTCCTGTAGCTACGTGTGAGCCGTACGGGACGCGTGTCCGAGTCGGTTGAAGATCGCGTGACCGGGCCGGGTGGAGCTCGGGTCGGGTTGACCCGCGGGAATCCCGGGCTAAGCCGtaacaaatatataaatagaGAGAGTCACAATGATTTTTAATAACCAAATCTCATAAGAAAAAAGGTTCATGTAACTACTAAAAAGTATATTAATCGATCAATAAGCAGCATTATCCAATCAATATGATAACAAGTTCTTTTTTGCATCAGCATCatgccaaaaaaaaaagttgcaagataaaataaaaaattcctagcGTGCATCCTAATTCCTAGATGAAGTACTTTTCCTACTTATAGGTCTTTGTTGTATATTGACTGAAAAGTGAAAACAAATGTACATAACTAACTTATTATTAATTCGTAATTATTATATCAATCATCAATTCATATAAATCGTCAGATAAcagtttttaattattagtttcaTATAGAGACAATTGGATGCATTTAAATTCCCACCTATTTTGAATAAGAATCCATCAATAACCGAGGAATTCTTAAACCAATGTGTCACTTGAGAATCATTTTGGTACATTCTTATTAACTTAAACCAAGAATCCATCTGTTACAGAAGAATTCCTAAACCAGTGAACCTCTTGAGAGGCCGACATTAGTCTCAAGTAGAATGAGTTTTTAACACATCAATACTCCTTTCGTTTCAAAATAACTGTCGCCTTCACTTTTTGGGTTCATTGAGAATAAACGTCTATTCGTTTTAGTTTCAACTAGTTCGTGTGTGTTATAGAGACAAAAGCAAGTGGCAggcaacaaataaaaaaatctcaatTAGAATTGTAGTACTGGTTGATTCTTGTTATACACATTGTTTTGGCTTAAAATTTTCTGGTGATAACAATGAATTAATTAAAGTTTGAAGCCTTTCTGAACCGGGGCCAGGTCTAAGAGTAGTAGTATTACCAACTACAGAACAGGGATCAGTCCCATTCTCCCTGCTTCCTATGCACCACCCTCCAGGAACAGCCCTTTCAGCACCAACTTTGGACAATAGTTCCTTATCGATTTTGTCCAACAAAACCGAATCGTTTCTGGGGAACTTCCTGGCAAAAGGGGCATTGCTGCCAACTATCTTTTCGTAATCAGCTGGATTGAGGTAGAGAGGGTGTTGCTTAGGAGGATTGTCCCAAGAAATGAAATGTAGGTCACTGTTAACAGTTGAGTTCCTGAACTCTTTGGCATTGCATATGAGAGTGTGGAAGTATCCTTCAGGGGAAGATACGAAATTCGTGTAGTACATGAGGAGGGTCCGAGGTAGGGTGTCCCATCCCCATATCATGTAATCAACAAACGATCTTGACAGCACCATCCACGCGGAACCTGAAAGAAAGAGACAGGGAGGTAATCAAAATATGAATATGCTGTCAAGGTCAGGCACAAAGCCTAAAACATTGTTTCAAATTTGAGGGTTGTGTAGTtgggaaaaaaaaagtttatcaAGGCTAAATGCTATGTGTTTTTGAAACAAAGTGCAATTATTTCCGAGTAGAAGACCTAATAAATATATTACAATATCAAAGGTATATATAATCAAGCAGCATGCAATCCAcatgctaagttctttcctGCATTATGCTGGCTAGTAAAACATGTTGCGAAATAAACTAAGTGACGGCAAAATCTAAAGCAGCTTTGTGCCTTGTGTATATCCAAAAATAGAAGACCAGAGTAGTTGATCCAGTCCAAATGAGGAAGCCTGGAAAATTTTCTTTAGGTCATCATTCATCAAGATGCCTAGAAAATAAACACTTAAATGATCACAGAATTTAAGATGACTAATTTCTATCATATCACTCCAAACTAGAtagataaattcaaatttgagacTATTTAATCATGGAGCTTGACCCTAGCAGCTTACGAATTGGTCCATCTTTCTAAATCCCCTTGAATCATTGTATAAtcacttttatttataataataggAAATGTTCGATGTTCTCAAAACCTAGCAGTTTTTAGTTTTCATGGTGAAATAACCAGTAGCTTTCAGGAAGGTGCAATGTTTAATTGCAATAAGGTAAGATGTCAAGGCATGATTTGATGTTCTAATCACTCTTACTTAGATCAGATAATTCAACTAACTGATTAATTTGTTTAAACTTTCAGTGCAAATCAAAGTAGCTAACAGGTCACGATAACCTTCATTCAAAAGGTATTAAGGTTCCACATGCAGTAGTATTACCAGATACTGTATTTGAAGCAGTTTTTCAAATTCCTTAAGATAGGAAGTAAAGTGAAAAAAGCTCATGCTAAAAATCAGAATATACAATGCCCTGTGACTACAAAGCTTTCCAAACTAGTAATTAGAAGTGTAAAGTCTTCATAAAATAATAGCTTCAGGttactttcttattttttcatttcCATTGAAAAGCAAATTTGTTTCAGAAACAATTCAGCTGAGGAGGTATAGCATCTATAAAAGACATAGCAGTTTTACAAATTACAACTTCACAAACAAAAGTCCCACTCTACTCataagaaattcaaaagctGATATGATTAGCGGGTATTCAGAATGCAGGTAACCTTATAGAACCCAAACTGAATGACAATgctatcaaaataaatatttgaatagaTTCTTAATTAAGCATAATAACTGAATTCCATCATGATGTTAAAAAAGATTGCATTGTTGGCACAAAGAGAGTCCAGATTCCAGACCAAGCTAAAACCTATTCCTCatcaaaataactttcaaagAGCTGTCATTTTTATTGAGTTAACAAAATCCTCAAAGTGACACAGGATTAGCTAACCATAAACATCCTAAGATAAGCTAGAATGAAGAACTCAAAAGAAAGAAACCCAAAAGCAGTACAAAAAGAAGGAATTGATTGGCACCTGTGAAAAGCTTGAATTGTGTTGGCCTACTCCTCTTCTGAGTAAtccaaaaaagatcttttttctgTGCCAGGTACAACCCTGGATCGACCATTAGTGGCCTTGCACGATACTGactacacacacacacaccacAAAATCCAGTTGATaaggaaaacaaacaaaagaacaacAGCAAACAACATGGTAGAAGTTCACTTACTCTTTCCACCCAAGGTCACCAGTATGATCGACGAAACTAACATTGCGAGACAAGGTTGAGAACACGTGAAGGATATCTAGCCAACCAAAACCCACAAACAAATCATCCGTCACCAACTAAAACAAGTATGAAACAAATaccaacatcaatatcaagaaATGATTCcttgtactctttttttcttctttgccacCTATCGAATTCATGAGCCAGACTAGTGAAACAGCTCAATGTCAAAGAAAATGTGAATACAAACAACCCAACTCGATCAATTCCATGTTATAATTTCCAATTATTATCACTTTCACCACAAATTATACAAATTACTGAATGCTAAATCCCAAATTGGCCCCCAAACTTATTCTAAATGACCATTTTAGTCCATCGTATCTGTTTATTAGATGTTAGTCCCTAAACTTTCAAATGGCAAATCAATCCTTAAACTTGCAAAGATGACATTTTAGTCTGCACTCTGAAACCATCAAAACTTATAAGGACCAATATGTTGAACTCATTAAAGGAATCACTAAAACATTCCTAAGTGCTTTGATATATACTCCTACACTATTGCATTTGCGTCCAGTACATTATTGAACGAATAAATGAATCAGAAAGCAATCGCCGCCGCGTGGAGCGTGTTCGCCACCATCGTTGGCCCACGGTACGTGATGAGGTTGGCCTTTGAAATCAACCTCACATTCCCAAACCTCATGAACAGCGCGTGTCCAAACACGTACCTCTTTAACTCCCCACGCTCCGTTTCAGAGGCCTCGCGGTCAAGGTGGAGAATGTAGCGGTTGCGCGGGTGGTAAAGCGCGAGGAGAGTGCGCGTAAGCGCGTGTGCGTCGCCTTTGGAGCCAGAGATGAGGTATGCGAGACGCGGAGGAACGGAATCGGAGAGCGGTGGAATGGGGAGAGCGTGGAGTTTGGATTCGACGAAGAGGGAGCGCGTGATGGAGACGGTTATTGATGTCGGAAGAAGGTAGGAAGAGAGAATGGGAGAGGTTAGTGTGGTTGCGGCGAAGAGGATGAGGGTGAGAAGGAAGAGAAGCGTGGCAATGCCGAGTCTGAAAACGACGATGCGTCTTCGTTGTTGCCGTGGTGACGGTGGCTGTGCCAGGTGGTGCTTTGGTTTCTTCATTTTCTCTGTTCTTCTGTTTTGCGTTTTCAGAATCTGACactgtaataataataataataataataataataattggtaATAATAGTTTGATGCTTGTTTAAGAGCAATGGACGTGATGGGAAtgttttgacttttgagtttGGAAGATTGCGTTATTTGTGTAAGGgtttattagttatttaattaatacaaGAAAGATCTTCTTATACTTGAATTAAAAAGTTTTGGattcaaatcttaaaaataagaaaggatatttatatttatagaaaGGCAtacttttaaaagttataaataTCAAGTTCAGTTTGATAAACATATCTAGAATAATTGACTAGTTTTAAAGCTTTTTTAGCTTTTATTTCTGTAATTATTAAgtgattaattttgatattgtgATGTGAAACTGAGAGAATAATATTAAGTTGTTAATATTATcacataattatatatataagatttCACAATATGATAACAATGTATGGTTGTATAACTATATAAAATTTCTCCCTTTGGATAAGATTAAATCCAATAATATTTTCtgtaaattattttacatatatagaATGTACTAAACGTTAATTATGAAGACAAATACCTTTAGACAGTCATTCAATTacctatatatctatatatactAGTCAATTGTCCCATGTGATGTACGGATATGataagtttaataaaaaatattcattataaaaatgtttttatgttattatatatatgagtgttttataataaattggatcgattaaaaatatttaaattactttaatttttgataACATTAAAAGAGTATATATATGACTTTTTTAGTATAACAATTCAGACgaaaaaatttcataattttacaTAAAGCAATACATAATACATATAGAAATTAACAATTTTTGTAGaacataaatatttaaaaaatacatgttaaatagaatttaaaattatacataatcaacagatattttaaaaaacttttataTAAACCACGTTGATTATTGTATCTTTTGATTTGGCAGAATTATTCTCAATTAATACTGGTAACCCAAATTTTGATGTTACTCTTAAAAGAGCAACATAAATTTAGTTTGTACATAAAAGGAAGATAATTGTTTTGGATGAATATTCTTTATAAAATTCGAACCAAAATGCAAATCGAACACCTCTAGTTAACgggattaaaaatataaaacacacGTACCATTTGAAATACTTGCAAGTGGCCTACGTAAATCACTATTAGTATGTAAGCTGTTGTGGGTAGTgcgtgttaattttttttgtctgcCAGGATCTTCAGATGCTTGATCAAGAGAAAGATTTATCTGATCAATGGATGAATCTATTGCACCTGCTGGGAGTGAGTTAGAT from Arachis duranensis cultivar V14167 chromosome 4, aradu.V14167.gnm2.J7QH, whole genome shotgun sequence encodes:
- the LOC107486327 gene encoding beta-glucuronosyltransferase GlcAT14A, which encodes MVDPGLYLAQKKDLFWITQKRSRPTQFKLFTGSAWMVLSRSFVDYMIWGWDTLPRTLLMYYTNFVSSPEGYFHTLICNAKEFRNSTVNSDLHFISWDNPPKQHPLYLNPADYEKIVGSNAPFARKFPRNDSVLLDKIDKELLSKVGAERAVPGGWCIGSRENGTDPCSVVGNTTTLRPGPGSERLQTLINSLLSPENFKPKQCV
- the LOC107486326 gene encoding beta-glucuronosyltransferase GlcAT14A-like, translating into MKKPKHHLAQPPSPRQQRRRIVVFRLGIATLLFLLTLILFAATTLTSPILSSYLLPTSITVSITRSLFVESKLHALPIPPLSDSVPPRLAYLISGSKGDAHALTRTLLALYHPRNRYILHLDREASETERGELKRYVFGHALFMRFGNVRLISKANLITYRGPTMVANTLHAAAIAF